Proteins encoded within one genomic window of Canis lupus familiaris isolate Mischka breed German Shepherd chromosome 12, alternate assembly UU_Cfam_GSD_1.0, whole genome shotgun sequence:
- the TAPBP gene encoding tapasin precursor: protein MKPLSLLLAVASALGTAVSAGPAVIECWMVEDAGGGRLAKKPAALLLRQGPGTPPPRPDLEPELYLKVHDPAGTLQAAVRRYPSDAPPPHCELSRFIPLPASARWARGLTPGRSCPRALDGAWLMASVLSPIFSLSCLLRPQSEPQPEPALFTSATAVLTVLTYSPIAQIQLGQDALLDLRFAYMPSISEAAASLAPGPPPFGLEWRRQHLGKGHLLLAATPGLHEQMPAAQDGAVAFAAWDDDDPWGPWTGNGTLWLPAVQPFQEGTYLATVHLPYLQGQVALELSVQKPPKISLTPAPLVWAAPGEAPPELLCLVSRFYPAKGLEVEWELRGGPEGSFQKAEGQSWLSALRHHSDGSVSLSAHLQPIPVTAKHHGARYACRVHHPTLPTLGRSAEVTLEVAGLSGPSLEDSVGLFLSAFLLLGLIKALGWVAASRSTSKDPKEKKAQ, encoded by the exons ATGAAGCCCCTATCTCTGCTCCTCGCCGTGGCGTCGG CCTTGGGGACGGCCGTCTCGGCGGGCCCGGCGGTGATAGAGTGCTGGATGGTGGAGGATGCGGGCGGGGGCCGCCTGGCCAAGAAACCCGCGGCCCTGCTGCTGCGCCAGGGCCCGGGCACTCCACCCCCGCGGCCGGACCTCGAACCCGAGCTCTACCTCAAAGTGCACG ACCCCGCGGGAACCCTCCAGGCCGCCGTCAGGAGGTACCCCTCGGACGCCCCCCCGCCACACTGCGAGCTCAGCCGCTTCATCCCGCTGCCCGCCTCGGCGAGGTGGGCCCGTGGCCTGACCCCGGGGCGGAGCTGCCCGCGGGCCCTGGACGGGGCGTGGCTCATGGCCAGTGTGCTCAGCCCGATCTTcagcctctcctgcctcctgagACCGCAGTCCGAGCCTCAGCCCGAGCCTGCGCTCTTCACTTCGGCGACAG ctGTGCTGACTGTCCTCACCTACAGCCCCATCGCTCAGATCCAACTGGGACAAGATGCTCTGCTGGACTTGAGATTTGCCTACATGCCCTCCATCTCTGAGGCTGCTGCATCACTGGCCCCAGGTCCCCCTCCCTTTGGGCTGGAATGGCGACGCCAGCACCTGGGAAAAGGGCACCTACTCCTGGCTGCAACTCCAGGGCTGCATGAGCAGATGCCAGCTGCCCAAGACGGGGCAGTGGCATTTGCCGCCTGGGATGATGATGATCCATGGGGTCCATGGACTGGAAACGGGACCCTCTGGCTGCCTGCAGTACAGCCTTTCCAGGAGGGCACCTATCTGGCCACTGTACACCTGCCATACCTGCAAGGGCAGGTTGCCCTGGAGCTTTCTGTACAGA AGCCCCCCAAAATATCCTTGACACCGGCACCTCTTGtctgggctgcccctggggagGCACCCCCCGAGTTGCTCTGCCTTGTGTCCCGCTTCTATCCTGCCAAGGGCCTGGAGGTGGAATGGGAGCTCCGGGGTGGCCCAGAAGGCAGCTTTCAGAAGGCTGAGGGGCAGAGCTGGCTCTCCGCCCTGCGCCACCACTCAGATGGCTCTGTCAGCCTCTCTGCGCACCTGCAGCCCATCCCAGTCACAGCCAAGCACCATGGAGCGCGCTATGCCTGTCGTGTCCACCACCCAACCTTGCCCACCTTGGGGCGCAGTGCAGAAGTCACCCTGGAGGTGGCAG GACTCTCTGGGCCCTCCCTGGAGGACAGCGTGGGCCTCTTCCTGTCTGCCTTTCTCCTCCTCGGGCTCATCAAAGCGCTGGGCTGGGTGG CTGCCTCCAGATCTACTTCAAAAGATCCAAAGGAGAAG aaagcaCAGTGA
- the ZBTB22 gene encoding zinc finger and BTB domain-containing protein 22: protein MEPSPLSPSGAALPLPLSLAPPPLPLPAAAVVHVSFPEVTSALLESLNQQRLQGQLCDVSIRVQGREFRAHRAVLAASSPYFHDQVLLKGMTSISLPSVMDPGAFETVLASAYTGRLSMAAADIVNFLTVGSVLQMWHIVDKCTELLREGRASATTTTITPAAATSATVPGAGVPSGSGATVVPATVGSVRSHASSRASENQSPSSSNYFSPRESTDFSSSSQEAFPASAVGSGERRGGGPVFPAPVVGSGGATSGKLLLEADELCHDGGDERGPVVPGAGLRRPTYAPPSIMPQKHWVYVKRGGNSPAPAPLVPQDPDLEEDEEEDLVLTCEDDEDEELGGGSRVPEAGGREATLSISDVRTLTEPPDKGEEQVNFCESSNDFGSYDGGGPGAGLDDSGGPTPSSYAPSHPPRPLLPLDMQGNQILVFPSSSSSSSSSSSSQAPGQPPGNQAEHGAVTLGGTSSGALGMPGGPGGTPGGTGSGDGNKIFLCHCGKAFSHKSMRDRHVNMHLNLRPFDCPVCNKKFKMKHHLTEHMKTHTGLKPYECGVCAKKFMWRDSFMRHRGHCERRHRLVGGGGGGGPGPGGPTGPTLPLKRESPGAGGGSGDEASGATPQSSRRVWSPPSVHKVEMGFGGGGGTN from the coding sequence ATGGAGccatctcctctctctcccagtgGGGCAGcactccccctgcctctgtcactGGCTCCGCCCCCACTGCCCCTGCCTGCAGCTGCAGTGGTGCACGTGTCCTTTCCTGAGGTAACCAGTGCCCTTCTGGAGTCCCTCAATCAGCAGCGGCTACAGGGCCAGCTCTGCGACGTGTCCATCCGTGTGCAGGGCCGAGAGTTCAGGGCTCATCGTGCTGTCctggctgcctcctccccttACTTCCACGACCAGGTTTTACTCAAGGGCATGACCTCCATCTCGCTGCCCAGCGTCATGGACCCAGGCGCCTTCGAGACTGTCCTGGCTTCGGCTTACACTGGCCGTCTCAGCATGGCTGCTGCTGACATTGTCAACTTTCTCACAGTGGGGTCGGTGCTCCAAATGTGGCACATCGTGGATAAGTGCACTGAACTCCTCCGCGAAGGCCGGGCCTCagccactaccaccaccatcacccctgCTGCAGCCACCTCTGCCACTGTTCCTGGTGCTGGGGTCCCATCGGGGAGTGGGGCCACTGTGGTCCCTGCCACCGTGGGCTCCGTGCGCTCCCATGCCTCCAGCCGGGCCAGTGAGAATCAGTCCCCCAGCAGCAGCAACTACTTCAGCCCCCGAGAGTCCACTGATTTCTCATCTTCCTCCCAAGAGGCATTTCCAGCTTCTGCGGTGGGCAGCGGGGAGCGTCGAGGAGGTGGCCCTGTATTCCCAGCCCCTGTGGTTGGCAGTGGGGGGGCTACCTCTGGGAAGCTGCTGCTGGAGGCAGATGAGCTGTGCCATGACGGCGGGGACGAGAGGGGTCCTGTGGTTCCTGGGGCTGGGCTCCGGCGGCCCACCTACGCACCCCCCAGCATCATGCCACAGAAACACTGGGTATATGTGAAGCGGGGTGGAAATAGCCCAGCACCAGCACCCCTGGTTCCCCAAGACCCAGATCtggaagaggatgaggaggaagaccTGGTGTTGACCTGTGAGGATGATGAAGATGAAGAGCTGGGGGGTGGCTCCAGGGTTCCCGAGGCGGGAGGACGGGAGGCCACCCTAAGCATAAGTGATGTCCGCACCCTGACTGAGCCTCCGGACAAGGGAGAGGAGCAGGTCAATTTCTGTGAGTCTTCCAATGACTTTGGCTCCTATGACGGTGGGGGTCCTGGAGCAGGGCTTGATGATTCAGGGGGGCCAACCCCTTCCTCCtatgccccctcccaccctccaagGCCCTTGCTTCCCCTGGACATGCAGGGCAACCAGATCCTGGTTTTCCCATCATCTtcgtcctcctcttcctcttcctcttcctcacagGCTCCAGGCCAGCCACCAGGGAACCAGGCTGAACACGGGGCGGTGACCCTGGGGGGCACGTCGTCAGGGGCCCTGGGCATGCCTGGTGGTCCTGGGGGAACCCCCGGAGGGACAGGCAGTGGGGATGGGAATAAGATCTTTTTGTGCCACTGTGGGAAGGCGTTCTCACACAAGAGCATGCGTGATCGGCACGTGAACATGCACCTCAACCTGCGGCCCTTTGACTGCCCCGTGTGCAACAAAAAGTTTAAGATGAAGCACCACCTAACGGAGCACATGAAGACACACACAGGCCTCAAACCCTACGAGTGTGGTGTCTGCGCCAAGAAGTTCATGTGGCGAGACAGCTTCATGCGCCACCGGGGACACTGTGAGCGAAGGCACCGCCtggttgggggcgggggcgggggcgggccagGACCCGGGGGGCCCACCGGGCCAACCTTGCCCCTCAAGAGAGAGTCCCCTGGAGCGGGCGGGGGCAGCGGTGACGAGGCAAGTGGGGCCACGCCCCAGTCCAGCCGCAGGGTCTGGTCCCCACCCAGCGTCCACAAGGTGGAGATGGGCTTTGGTGGAGGTGGAGGAACAAACTGA
- the DAXX gene encoding death domain-associated protein 6 isoform X1, which translates to MATANSIIVLDDDDEDEAAAQPGPSHPPPNPASPQAEAPGSSQPHGAGGSSSSGGKKCYKLENEKLFEEFLELCKMQTADHPEVVPFLYNRQQRAHSLFLASAEFCNILSRVLSRAQSRPAKLYVYINELCTVLKAHSAKKKLNLAPAATSSEPSGNNPPTDPSSDPTNAETTASEAPRTRGSRRQIQRLEQLLALYVAEIRRLQEKELDLSELDDPDSTYLQEARLKRKLIRLFGRLCELKDCSSLTGRVIEQRIPYRGTRYPEVNRRIERLINKPGPDTFPDYGDVLRAVEKAAARHSLGLPRQQLQLMAQDAFRDVGIRLQERRHLDLIYNFGCHLTDDYRPGIDPALSDPALARRLRENRSLAMSRLDEVISKYAMMQDKSEEGERQKRRARLPQATSSHSTDPLKASLDSGEGPSGMASQECPTTSKPETDDEEDEESEEEEEEEEEEEEEEATDSEEEEDLEQMQEGQGDDEEEEEEEAGQDGDKSPMSPPRISTEKNLEPSKGISRSMGEQQNKEFTVSPSSEEPLAPSSIDAESNGENLEELLLEEESPISQLFELEIEALPLDTTPSPEERDISSSRKQSEEPLTTVLENGAAMVTSTSFNGGVSPHTWGDSCPPCKKSRKEKETGAEPLGNSYVERQRSVHEKNGRKIPTLPSPPSPLTSMAPVADSSTRVDSPSHGLVTSSLCSASQARLSQTPHSQPSRPGTYKMSVATQCDPEEIIVLSDSD; encoded by the exons ATGGCCACCGCTAACAGCATCATCGTGCTGGATGATGATGACGAAGATGAAGCAGCTGCTCAGCCAgggccctcccacccaccccccaatccGGCCTCACCCCAGGCAGAAGCCCCTGGCTCCTCCCAGCCCCATGGGGCTGGAGGAAGCAGTAGTTCTGGCGGCAAGAAATGCTACAAGTTGGAGAATGAGAAGCTGTTTGAAGAG TTCCTTGAACTCTGTAAGATGCAGACAGCAGACCACCCTGAGGTGGTCCCATTCCTCTATAACCGGCAGCAGCGTGCCCACTCTCTGTTTTTGGCTTCGGCGGAGTTCTGCAACATCCTCTCTCGGGTCCTATCCCGGGCCCAGAGCCGGCCAGCTAAGCTCTATGTCTACATTAATGAGCTCTGCACTGTTCTCAAGGCCCATTCAGCCAAGAAGAAGCTGAACCTGGCCCCTGCTGCCACCTCTAGTGAACCCTCTGGGAATAACCCTCCCACAGACCCCTCCTCGGACCCCACAAATGCCGAGACCACTGCCTCTGAGGCACCAAGGACCCGTGGTTCCCGGCGGCAGATCCAGCGCTTGGAGCAGCTGCTAGCGCTCTATGTGGCAGAGATCCGGCGGCTGCAGGAAAAAGAGTTGGATCTCTCAGAATTGGACGACCCAGACTCCACATACCTGCAGGAGGCAAGGTTGAAGCGTAAGCTGATCCGCCTCTTTGGGCGGCTTTGTGAGCTCAAAGACTGCTCTTCCCTGACGGGCCGTGTCATAGAGCAGCGCATTCCCTATCGTGGCACCCGCTACCCAGAGGTTAACAGGCGCATTGAGCGGCTCATCAACAAACCAGGGCCAGATACCTTCCCTGACTATGGAGATGTACTGCGGGCTGTGGAGAAGGCAGCTGCTCGGCACAGCCTTGGTCTTCCCCGACAGCAGCTCCAGCTCATGGCTCAGGATGCCTTCCGAGACGTGGGCATCAGGTTACAGGAGCGACGTCACCTTGATCTCATCTACAACTTTGGCTGTCACCTCACAGATGACTACAGGCCAG GCATTGACCCTGCACTGTCAGATCCTGCCCTAGCCCGGCGCCTGCGAGAAAACCGGAGCTTGGCTATGAGCCGGCTGGATGAGGTCATCTCCAAATATGCAATGATGCAAGACAAGAGTGAGGAGGGTgagaggcagaagaggagagCTCGGCTTCCCCAAGCTACCTCTTCCCACTCTACAGACCCCCTCAAAGCCTCCTTGGATTCTGGTGAG GGCCCTAGTGGAATGGCATCCCAGGAGTGCCCTACCACCTCCAAGCCTGAGACAGATGATGAagaagatgaggaaagtgaagaggaagaggaggaggaagaagaggaagaagaagaggaggccACAGATTCTGAAGAAGAGGAGGATCTCGAACAGATGCAAGAAGGTCAGGGGGacgatgaagaggaggaggaggaggaggcag gtcAGGATGGAGACAAGAGCCCTATGTCCCCACCACGGATCTCCACTGAAAAGAATCTGGAACCTAGCAAAGGGATCAGCAGGTCTATGGGGGAGCAGCAAAACAAAGAATTCACGGTGTCACCATCATCAGAAGAGCCCTTGGCCCCCTCCAGCATAGATGCTGAAAGCAATGGAGAAAACCTTGAGGAGTTACTCCTGGAGGAAGAGAGCCCTATATCTCAGCTCTTTGAGCTAGAGATCGAAGCCTTGCCCCTGGATACTACCCCTTCCCCTGAGGAGAGGGACatttcctcttccaggaagcagTCAGAGGAACCTCTCACCACTGTCTTGGAGAATGGAGCAGCCATGGTCACCTCCACTTCCTTCAATGGAGGGGTGTCTCCTCACACCTGGGGAGATTCCTGTCCCCCCTGCAAGAAGTCTCGGAAGGAGAAGGAAACTGGAGCAGAGCCATTAGGAAACAG CTATGTGGAAAGGCAAAGGTCAGTGCatgaaaagaatggaaggaagataCCTACTCTGCCCAGCCCACCTTCTCCCTTGACTTCCATGGCCCCAGTTGCGGATTCCTCAACGAGGGTGGATTCTCCTAGCCATGGCCTGGTGACCAGCTCCCTCTGTAGCGCATCTCAAGCCCGGTTGTCCCAAACCCCTCATTCACAGCCCTCCAGACCTGGTACCTACAAG ATGAGTGTGGCCACACAGTGCGATCCAGAGGAGATCATCGTGCTCTCAGACTCTGATtag